In the genome of Neovison vison isolate M4711 chromosome 3, ASM_NN_V1, whole genome shotgun sequence, one region contains:
- the ZNF268 gene encoding zinc finger protein 268 isoform X2, with the protein MATRVRTAAVWGPGAGAQSAKISCSCPCFVRAEVWWGRWTWKPIGTMTVPPLQEQESSCLRAGELQGQEAVLGQGTPDHRPLPGGPWQRHKNHRTEQVLEWLFISQEQPKPTQSQGPLSFVDVFVDFTWEEWRLLDPSQKHLYRSVMLENYSNLVSLGYQDSKPDIIFKLEQEEPWMMLAQIPSQGHPEKVEEIDRMEWHQENQGKLESTAKGYECTTFGKLHLLSTNYVSSGQNLHKYVTRGMSFKYNTDFNSNHAGKNDPNEFHAYRESFHHSKHEQTVIGIKYSESNESGKIVNKKSQLMCQQTYVGGKPFECSFCGKTFSSKSYLAVHQRTHVEEKPYKCEGCGKTFSSKSYLTVHQRTHTGEKLHECSDCGKAFSFNSQLVIHQRVHTGESPYECCECGKVFSRKDQLVSHQRTHSGQKPYGCSECGKTFGLKSQLIIHQRIHTGEKPFECSECQKAFNTKSNLMVHQRTHTGEKPYGCSECGKAFTFKSQLIVHQGLHTGVKPYGCVQCGKAFSLKSQLIVHQRSHTGMKPYVCSECGKSFRSKSYLIIHMRTHTGEKLHECSDCGKAFSFNSQLVIHQRIHTGESPYECHECGKAFSRKYQLISHQRTHAGEKPYECSDCGKTFGLKSQLIIHQRTHTGEKPFECSDCSKAFNTKSNLIVHQRTHTGEKPYGCSECGKAFTFKSQLIVHQGAHTGVKPYGCNQCGKAFSLKSQLIVHQRSHTGVKPYGCSECGKAFRSKSYLIIHMRTHTGEKPHECSECGKSFSFNSQLIVHQRIHTGENPYECSECGKAFNRKDQLISHQRTHAGEKPYGCSDCGKAFSSKSYLIIHMRTHSGEKPYECNKCGKAFIWKSLLIVHERTHAGESPYKCSQCEKSFSGKLRLIVHQRMHTREKPYECSECEKAFIRKSQLIVHQRTHSGEKPYGCDECGKTFSQKSILSAHQRTHTGEKPCKCTECGKAFCWKSQLIMHQRTHADEKRVDELNVRNFLPQVNS; encoded by the exons GTCCCACCTCTGCAGGAACAAGAGAGTTCATGCCTCAGAGCCGGAGAGCTGCAAGGTCAGGAAGCCGTCCTGGGTCAAGGGACCCCTGACCACCGGCCTCTCCCTGGAGGACCCTGGCAAAGACACAAGAATCACAGGACAGAGCAGGTTCTAGAGTGGCTGTTTATTTCTCAGGAGCAGCCAAAACCCACCCAGTCTCAG GGACCATTGTCATTCGTGGATGTGTTTGTGGACTTTACCTGGGAAGAGTGGCGGCTGCTGGACCCCTCCCAGAAGCACCTGTACCGGAgtgtgatgctggagaactacAGCAACCTGGTGTCCCTGG GGTATCAAGACAGCAAACCCGACATCATCTTCAAGTTGGAACAAGAAGAACCGTGGATGATGCTGGCCCAAATCCCAAGTCAAGGCCATCCAG AAAAAGTCGAGGAAATTGATCGTATGGAATGGCATCAGGAGAATCAAGGCAAGTTGGAAAGTACGGCAAAAGGCTACGAATGTACGACATTTGGGAAACTGCACCTTCTTAGTACAAATTATGTTTCTTCAGGACAAAACCTTCATAAATACGTCACACGTGGAATGAGTTTTAAATATAATACAGATTTCAATAGTAATCATGCTGGAAAGAATGATCCTAATGAGTTTCATGCATATAGGGAATCATTCCACCATTCTAAACATGAGCAAACTGTTATTGGAATAAAATACAGTGAAAGTAATGAATCTGGAAAAATTGTCAACAAGAAGTCACAACTCATGTGCCAACAAACGTACGTAGGAGGAAAACCTTTCGAATGCAGTTTTTGTGGGAAGACCTTCAGCAGTAAGTCCTACCTTGCAGTGCATCAACGAACTCATGTAGAAGAGAAACCCTACAAATGTGAGGGATGTGGGAAGACCTTCAGCAGCAAGTCCTACCTCACTGTccaccagagaactcacacaggcGAGAAACTCCATGAGTGCAGTgactgtgggaaagccttcagttTCAATTCACAACTCGTTATACATCAGAGAGTCCACACAGGAGAGAGTCCCTATGAGTGCTGCGAGTGTGGGAAAGTATTCAGTAGGAAAGACCAGCTTGTTTCACACCAGAGAACTCATTCAGGACAAAAACCCTATGGTTGTAGTGAATGTGGGAAAACTTTTGGTTTGAAGTCACAGCTCATtatacatcagagaattcatacaggagagaaacccttTGAATGTAGCGAATGTCAGAAAGCTTTTAATACAAAGTCAAACCTTATGGTACATCAGAGGACCCATACAGGGGAGAAGCCCTATGGTTGTAgtgaatgtggaaaagccttcacTTTCAAGTCGCAGCTCATTGTACATCAGGGGCTTCACACAGGAGTAAAGCCCTATGGGTGCGTccagtgtgggaaagccttcagctTGAAGTCGCAGCTCATTGTGCATCAGAGAAGTCACACAGGAATGAAACCTTATGTATGCAGTGAATGTGGCAAATCCTTCAGGAGCAAGTCGTACCTCATTATCCATATGAGAACTCACACAGGCGAGAAACTCCATGAGTGCAGTGactgtgggaaagcctttagtTTCAATTCACAACTTGTTATACATCAGAGAATCCACACAGGAGAGAGTCCGTATGAGTGccatgaatgtgggaaagccttcagtcGGAAATACCAGCTCATTTCACACCAGAGAACCCATGCTGGGGAGAAGCCCTATGAATGCAGTGACTGTGGGAAGACTTTCGGTTTGAAGTCACAGCTCATTATACATCAGAGAACCCACACGGGGGAGAAACCCTTTGAATGCAGCGACTGTAGCAAAGCCTTTAATACAAAGTCAAACCTTATTGTACACCAGAGAACCCATACAGGGGAGAAACCGTATGGTTGTAgtgaatgtggaaaagccttcacTTTCAAGTCGCAGCTCATTGTACATCAGGGAGCACACACTGGGGTAAAACCATATGGATGTAAtcagtgtgggaaagccttcagctTAAAGTCGCAGCTCATTGTGCATCAGAGAAGTCACACTGGAGTGAAACCCTATGGATGCAGTGAGTGTGGCAAAGCCTTCAGGAGCAAGTCGTACCTCATTATCCATATGAGAACTCACACAGGCGAGAAACCACATGAGTGCAGTGAATGCGGGAAATCCTTCAGTTTCAATTCACAGCTCATTGTGCATCAGAGAATCCACACAGGGGAAAATCCCTATGAATGCAGCGAGTGTGGAAAAGCCTTCAACAGGAAAGATCAGCTCATTTCTCATCAGCGAACTCATGCAGGGGAGAAACCTTATGGATGCAGTGactgtgggaaagcctttagtAGCAAATCCTATCTCATTATACACATGCGAACTCATTCAGGAGAGAAACCGTATGAATGTAACAAATGTGGGAAGGCTTTCATTTGGAAGTCACTACTCATTGTACATGAGCGAACTCATGCAGGGGAAAGCCCTTATAAATGTAGCCAGTGTGAGAAATCCTTCAGTGGAAAGTTACGGCTCATTGTACATCAGAGAATGCACACgagagagaaaccctatgaatgcaGTGAATGTGAGAAGGCTTTCATTAGGAAATCTCAGCTCATTGTACATCAGAGAACTCACTCAGGGGAGAAGCCTTATGGATGCGatgaatgtgggaaaaccttctcTCAGAAGTCTATCCTCAGTGCGCATCAGAGgactcacactggagagaaaccctgtAAATGCActgaatgtggaaaagccttttGTTGGAAGTCACAGCTCATTATGCACCAGAGAACTCATGCAGATGAAAAACGGGTTGATGAGTTAAATGTAAGAAATTTTCTTCCACAAGTCAACTCATAG
- the ZNF268 gene encoding zinc finger protein 268 isoform X1, protein MFVRRRCHLDCVGLVWTSVGFFLYHCDWARLHSLGIFRRIKNSAATSCHPVPVFSLQQTVPPLQEQESSCLRAGELQGQEAVLGQGTPDHRPLPGGPWQRHKNHRTEQVLEWLFISQEQPKPTQSQGPLSFVDVFVDFTWEEWRLLDPSQKHLYRSVMLENYSNLVSLGYQDSKPDIIFKLEQEEPWMMLAQIPSQGHPEKVEEIDRMEWHQENQGKLESTAKGYECTTFGKLHLLSTNYVSSGQNLHKYVTRGMSFKYNTDFNSNHAGKNDPNEFHAYRESFHHSKHEQTVIGIKYSESNESGKIVNKKSQLMCQQTYVGGKPFECSFCGKTFSSKSYLAVHQRTHVEEKPYKCEGCGKTFSSKSYLTVHQRTHTGEKLHECSDCGKAFSFNSQLVIHQRVHTGESPYECCECGKVFSRKDQLVSHQRTHSGQKPYGCSECGKTFGLKSQLIIHQRIHTGEKPFECSECQKAFNTKSNLMVHQRTHTGEKPYGCSECGKAFTFKSQLIVHQGLHTGVKPYGCVQCGKAFSLKSQLIVHQRSHTGMKPYVCSECGKSFRSKSYLIIHMRTHTGEKLHECSDCGKAFSFNSQLVIHQRIHTGESPYECHECGKAFSRKYQLISHQRTHAGEKPYECSDCGKTFGLKSQLIIHQRTHTGEKPFECSDCSKAFNTKSNLIVHQRTHTGEKPYGCSECGKAFTFKSQLIVHQGAHTGVKPYGCNQCGKAFSLKSQLIVHQRSHTGVKPYGCSECGKAFRSKSYLIIHMRTHTGEKPHECSECGKSFSFNSQLIVHQRIHTGENPYECSECGKAFNRKDQLISHQRTHAGEKPYGCSDCGKAFSSKSYLIIHMRTHSGEKPYECNKCGKAFIWKSLLIVHERTHAGESPYKCSQCEKSFSGKLRLIVHQRMHTREKPYECSECEKAFIRKSQLIVHQRTHSGEKPYGCDECGKTFSQKSILSAHQRTHTGEKPCKCTECGKAFCWKSQLIMHQRTHADEKRVDELNVRNFLPQVNS, encoded by the exons ATGTTTGTGAGGAGACGTTGTCACCTAGACTGTGTTGGTTTGGTGTGGACGTCTGTGGGCTTTTTCCTGTACCACTGTGATTGGGCTCGTCTGCATTCATTGGGAAttttcagaagaataaaaaacTCCGCTGCTACCTCATGCCATCCTGTGCCGGTGTTCTCACTGCAGCAAACA GTCCCACCTCTGCAGGAACAAGAGAGTTCATGCCTCAGAGCCGGAGAGCTGCAAGGTCAGGAAGCCGTCCTGGGTCAAGGGACCCCTGACCACCGGCCTCTCCCTGGAGGACCCTGGCAAAGACACAAGAATCACAGGACAGAGCAGGTTCTAGAGTGGCTGTTTATTTCTCAGGAGCAGCCAAAACCCACCCAGTCTCAG GGACCATTGTCATTCGTGGATGTGTTTGTGGACTTTACCTGGGAAGAGTGGCGGCTGCTGGACCCCTCCCAGAAGCACCTGTACCGGAgtgtgatgctggagaactacAGCAACCTGGTGTCCCTGG GGTATCAAGACAGCAAACCCGACATCATCTTCAAGTTGGAACAAGAAGAACCGTGGATGATGCTGGCCCAAATCCCAAGTCAAGGCCATCCAG AAAAAGTCGAGGAAATTGATCGTATGGAATGGCATCAGGAGAATCAAGGCAAGTTGGAAAGTACGGCAAAAGGCTACGAATGTACGACATTTGGGAAACTGCACCTTCTTAGTACAAATTATGTTTCTTCAGGACAAAACCTTCATAAATACGTCACACGTGGAATGAGTTTTAAATATAATACAGATTTCAATAGTAATCATGCTGGAAAGAATGATCCTAATGAGTTTCATGCATATAGGGAATCATTCCACCATTCTAAACATGAGCAAACTGTTATTGGAATAAAATACAGTGAAAGTAATGAATCTGGAAAAATTGTCAACAAGAAGTCACAACTCATGTGCCAACAAACGTACGTAGGAGGAAAACCTTTCGAATGCAGTTTTTGTGGGAAGACCTTCAGCAGTAAGTCCTACCTTGCAGTGCATCAACGAACTCATGTAGAAGAGAAACCCTACAAATGTGAGGGATGTGGGAAGACCTTCAGCAGCAAGTCCTACCTCACTGTccaccagagaactcacacaggcGAGAAACTCCATGAGTGCAGTgactgtgggaaagccttcagttTCAATTCACAACTCGTTATACATCAGAGAGTCCACACAGGAGAGAGTCCCTATGAGTGCTGCGAGTGTGGGAAAGTATTCAGTAGGAAAGACCAGCTTGTTTCACACCAGAGAACTCATTCAGGACAAAAACCCTATGGTTGTAGTGAATGTGGGAAAACTTTTGGTTTGAAGTCACAGCTCATtatacatcagagaattcatacaggagagaaacccttTGAATGTAGCGAATGTCAGAAAGCTTTTAATACAAAGTCAAACCTTATGGTACATCAGAGGACCCATACAGGGGAGAAGCCCTATGGTTGTAgtgaatgtggaaaagccttcacTTTCAAGTCGCAGCTCATTGTACATCAGGGGCTTCACACAGGAGTAAAGCCCTATGGGTGCGTccagtgtgggaaagccttcagctTGAAGTCGCAGCTCATTGTGCATCAGAGAAGTCACACAGGAATGAAACCTTATGTATGCAGTGAATGTGGCAAATCCTTCAGGAGCAAGTCGTACCTCATTATCCATATGAGAACTCACACAGGCGAGAAACTCCATGAGTGCAGTGactgtgggaaagcctttagtTTCAATTCACAACTTGTTATACATCAGAGAATCCACACAGGAGAGAGTCCGTATGAGTGccatgaatgtgggaaagccttcagtcGGAAATACCAGCTCATTTCACACCAGAGAACCCATGCTGGGGAGAAGCCCTATGAATGCAGTGACTGTGGGAAGACTTTCGGTTTGAAGTCACAGCTCATTATACATCAGAGAACCCACACGGGGGAGAAACCCTTTGAATGCAGCGACTGTAGCAAAGCCTTTAATACAAAGTCAAACCTTATTGTACACCAGAGAACCCATACAGGGGAGAAACCGTATGGTTGTAgtgaatgtggaaaagccttcacTTTCAAGTCGCAGCTCATTGTACATCAGGGAGCACACACTGGGGTAAAACCATATGGATGTAAtcagtgtgggaaagccttcagctTAAAGTCGCAGCTCATTGTGCATCAGAGAAGTCACACTGGAGTGAAACCCTATGGATGCAGTGAGTGTGGCAAAGCCTTCAGGAGCAAGTCGTACCTCATTATCCATATGAGAACTCACACAGGCGAGAAACCACATGAGTGCAGTGAATGCGGGAAATCCTTCAGTTTCAATTCACAGCTCATTGTGCATCAGAGAATCCACACAGGGGAAAATCCCTATGAATGCAGCGAGTGTGGAAAAGCCTTCAACAGGAAAGATCAGCTCATTTCTCATCAGCGAACTCATGCAGGGGAGAAACCTTATGGATGCAGTGactgtgggaaagcctttagtAGCAAATCCTATCTCATTATACACATGCGAACTCATTCAGGAGAGAAACCGTATGAATGTAACAAATGTGGGAAGGCTTTCATTTGGAAGTCACTACTCATTGTACATGAGCGAACTCATGCAGGGGAAAGCCCTTATAAATGTAGCCAGTGTGAGAAATCCTTCAGTGGAAAGTTACGGCTCATTGTACATCAGAGAATGCACACgagagagaaaccctatgaatgcaGTGAATGTGAGAAGGCTTTCATTAGGAAATCTCAGCTCATTGTACATCAGAGAACTCACTCAGGGGAGAAGCCTTATGGATGCGatgaatgtgggaaaaccttctcTCAGAAGTCTATCCTCAGTGCGCATCAGAGgactcacactggagagaaaccctgtAAATGCActgaatgtggaaaagccttttGTTGGAAGTCACAGCTCATTATGCACCAGAGAACTCATGCAGATGAAAAACGGGTTGATGAGTTAAATGTAAGAAATTTTCTTCCACAAGTCAACTCATAG
- the ZNF268 gene encoding zinc finger protein 268 isoform X3, with the protein MATRVRTAAVWVPPLQEQESSCLRAGELQGQEAVLGQGTPDHRPLPGGPWQRHKNHRTEQVLEWLFISQEQPKPTQSQGPLSFVDVFVDFTWEEWRLLDPSQKHLYRSVMLENYSNLVSLGYQDSKPDIIFKLEQEEPWMMLAQIPSQGHPEKVEEIDRMEWHQENQGKLESTAKGYECTTFGKLHLLSTNYVSSGQNLHKYVTRGMSFKYNTDFNSNHAGKNDPNEFHAYRESFHHSKHEQTVIGIKYSESNESGKIVNKKSQLMCQQTYVGGKPFECSFCGKTFSSKSYLAVHQRTHVEEKPYKCEGCGKTFSSKSYLTVHQRTHTGEKLHECSDCGKAFSFNSQLVIHQRVHTGESPYECCECGKVFSRKDQLVSHQRTHSGQKPYGCSECGKTFGLKSQLIIHQRIHTGEKPFECSECQKAFNTKSNLMVHQRTHTGEKPYGCSECGKAFTFKSQLIVHQGLHTGVKPYGCVQCGKAFSLKSQLIVHQRSHTGMKPYVCSECGKSFRSKSYLIIHMRTHTGEKLHECSDCGKAFSFNSQLVIHQRIHTGESPYECHECGKAFSRKYQLISHQRTHAGEKPYECSDCGKTFGLKSQLIIHQRTHTGEKPFECSDCSKAFNTKSNLIVHQRTHTGEKPYGCSECGKAFTFKSQLIVHQGAHTGVKPYGCNQCGKAFSLKSQLIVHQRSHTGVKPYGCSECGKAFRSKSYLIIHMRTHTGEKPHECSECGKSFSFNSQLIVHQRIHTGENPYECSECGKAFNRKDQLISHQRTHAGEKPYGCSDCGKAFSSKSYLIIHMRTHSGEKPYECNKCGKAFIWKSLLIVHERTHAGESPYKCSQCEKSFSGKLRLIVHQRMHTREKPYECSECEKAFIRKSQLIVHQRTHSGEKPYGCDECGKTFSQKSILSAHQRTHTGEKPCKCTECGKAFCWKSQLIMHQRTHADEKRVDELNVRNFLPQVNS; encoded by the exons GTCCCACCTCTGCAGGAACAAGAGAGTTCATGCCTCAGAGCCGGAGAGCTGCAAGGTCAGGAAGCCGTCCTGGGTCAAGGGACCCCTGACCACCGGCCTCTCCCTGGAGGACCCTGGCAAAGACACAAGAATCACAGGACAGAGCAGGTTCTAGAGTGGCTGTTTATTTCTCAGGAGCAGCCAAAACCCACCCAGTCTCAG GGACCATTGTCATTCGTGGATGTGTTTGTGGACTTTACCTGGGAAGAGTGGCGGCTGCTGGACCCCTCCCAGAAGCACCTGTACCGGAgtgtgatgctggagaactacAGCAACCTGGTGTCCCTGG GGTATCAAGACAGCAAACCCGACATCATCTTCAAGTTGGAACAAGAAGAACCGTGGATGATGCTGGCCCAAATCCCAAGTCAAGGCCATCCAG AAAAAGTCGAGGAAATTGATCGTATGGAATGGCATCAGGAGAATCAAGGCAAGTTGGAAAGTACGGCAAAAGGCTACGAATGTACGACATTTGGGAAACTGCACCTTCTTAGTACAAATTATGTTTCTTCAGGACAAAACCTTCATAAATACGTCACACGTGGAATGAGTTTTAAATATAATACAGATTTCAATAGTAATCATGCTGGAAAGAATGATCCTAATGAGTTTCATGCATATAGGGAATCATTCCACCATTCTAAACATGAGCAAACTGTTATTGGAATAAAATACAGTGAAAGTAATGAATCTGGAAAAATTGTCAACAAGAAGTCACAACTCATGTGCCAACAAACGTACGTAGGAGGAAAACCTTTCGAATGCAGTTTTTGTGGGAAGACCTTCAGCAGTAAGTCCTACCTTGCAGTGCATCAACGAACTCATGTAGAAGAGAAACCCTACAAATGTGAGGGATGTGGGAAGACCTTCAGCAGCAAGTCCTACCTCACTGTccaccagagaactcacacaggcGAGAAACTCCATGAGTGCAGTgactgtgggaaagccttcagttTCAATTCACAACTCGTTATACATCAGAGAGTCCACACAGGAGAGAGTCCCTATGAGTGCTGCGAGTGTGGGAAAGTATTCAGTAGGAAAGACCAGCTTGTTTCACACCAGAGAACTCATTCAGGACAAAAACCCTATGGTTGTAGTGAATGTGGGAAAACTTTTGGTTTGAAGTCACAGCTCATtatacatcagagaattcatacaggagagaaacccttTGAATGTAGCGAATGTCAGAAAGCTTTTAATACAAAGTCAAACCTTATGGTACATCAGAGGACCCATACAGGGGAGAAGCCCTATGGTTGTAgtgaatgtggaaaagccttcacTTTCAAGTCGCAGCTCATTGTACATCAGGGGCTTCACACAGGAGTAAAGCCCTATGGGTGCGTccagtgtgggaaagccttcagctTGAAGTCGCAGCTCATTGTGCATCAGAGAAGTCACACAGGAATGAAACCTTATGTATGCAGTGAATGTGGCAAATCCTTCAGGAGCAAGTCGTACCTCATTATCCATATGAGAACTCACACAGGCGAGAAACTCCATGAGTGCAGTGactgtgggaaagcctttagtTTCAATTCACAACTTGTTATACATCAGAGAATCCACACAGGAGAGAGTCCGTATGAGTGccatgaatgtgggaaagccttcagtcGGAAATACCAGCTCATTTCACACCAGAGAACCCATGCTGGGGAGAAGCCCTATGAATGCAGTGACTGTGGGAAGACTTTCGGTTTGAAGTCACAGCTCATTATACATCAGAGAACCCACACGGGGGAGAAACCCTTTGAATGCAGCGACTGTAGCAAAGCCTTTAATACAAAGTCAAACCTTATTGTACACCAGAGAACCCATACAGGGGAGAAACCGTATGGTTGTAgtgaatgtggaaaagccttcacTTTCAAGTCGCAGCTCATTGTACATCAGGGAGCACACACTGGGGTAAAACCATATGGATGTAAtcagtgtgggaaagccttcagctTAAAGTCGCAGCTCATTGTGCATCAGAGAAGTCACACTGGAGTGAAACCCTATGGATGCAGTGAGTGTGGCAAAGCCTTCAGGAGCAAGTCGTACCTCATTATCCATATGAGAACTCACACAGGCGAGAAACCACATGAGTGCAGTGAATGCGGGAAATCCTTCAGTTTCAATTCACAGCTCATTGTGCATCAGAGAATCCACACAGGGGAAAATCCCTATGAATGCAGCGAGTGTGGAAAAGCCTTCAACAGGAAAGATCAGCTCATTTCTCATCAGCGAACTCATGCAGGGGAGAAACCTTATGGATGCAGTGactgtgggaaagcctttagtAGCAAATCCTATCTCATTATACACATGCGAACTCATTCAGGAGAGAAACCGTATGAATGTAACAAATGTGGGAAGGCTTTCATTTGGAAGTCACTACTCATTGTACATGAGCGAACTCATGCAGGGGAAAGCCCTTATAAATGTAGCCAGTGTGAGAAATCCTTCAGTGGAAAGTTACGGCTCATTGTACATCAGAGAATGCACACgagagagaaaccctatgaatgcaGTGAATGTGAGAAGGCTTTCATTAGGAAATCTCAGCTCATTGTACATCAGAGAACTCACTCAGGGGAGAAGCCTTATGGATGCGatgaatgtgggaaaaccttctcTCAGAAGTCTATCCTCAGTGCGCATCAGAGgactcacactggagagaaaccctgtAAATGCActgaatgtggaaaagccttttGTTGGAAGTCACAGCTCATTATGCACCAGAGAACTCATGCAGATGAAAAACGGGTTGATGAGTTAAATGTAAGAAATTTTCTTCCACAAGTCAACTCATAG